ATCGTCCTTCTTCAAAATCATTGATCATTTTGGTTGATTCGCCTAAAATGTTACAAGAAATTGTGGAGGTGCCTGAATTAGCGTGGGATTTGATTGATTTGAATGAAAAACCAATTACCATTATTTACGATAATCCAAAAGGTTTACCTCAGTCATTAATTGCAGAAGACAATACAATTGCTATTCGTTTGACAGAAGACTTGTTTTGTAAAAAAATAATCGGAAAATTAGGTGGGCCAATTGTGTCTACATCTGCTAATTTATCAAGTGAACCTTCGCCAAAAGTCTTTTCAGAAGTGAATCCAACAATTTTAGAACAGGTTGACTTTTATCCCGAAGAAACCAAAACCTTTGTGCCTCAGTTTACTGCGTCAACAATAATTAAATTAGGTCTAGATAACGAAGTAAAAGTTATTAGAGAGTAGTTTTTTATTTCAAAACTTATACTTTTGCAAAATGAAAATCTTAGAAGCCGTATCCAATCCTATTTTTAAAAATGTAGCAGAAGTTGCTGATGAAATTAATCAAGAAACTTATGTTGTAGGAGGATTTGTACGCGATTATTTGTTGAATCGTGGTCAAAAAAAAGACATCGATTTTGTTACTGTTGGAAACGGAATACTATTAGCCAAAGAATTGGCCAAAGCATTAGGAAATACATCACCCGTTTCAGTTTTTAAACGATTTGGAACAGCAATGTTCAAATACAAAGAAATTGATTTAGAATTTGTAGGTGCGCGTAAAGAGAGTTATTCTGAAGATAGCCGTAAACCTCATGTGGAGGATGGTACATTAGAAGATGATCAAAAACGTCGTGATTTTACAATTAATACGCTGGCAATTTCAATGAACAAAGAAAACTTTGGCGAATTGATTGATCCCTTTAATGGAGTAGAAGATTTGAATAACAAAATAATCAAGACTCCATTAGAACCTAATATTACCTATTCTGATGACCCATTGCGTATGATGCGTGCAATTCGTTTTGCTGCACAGTTAGGGTTCGAAATAGAAAAAAAATCTTTTCAGGCAATAATTGATAATGCTGAACGTATTAGTATCGTGTCTTTTGAGCGTGTGATGGATGAGTTTCAGAAAATTATGATGACAGAGAAACCATCTGTTGGATTATTGTTATTGGAACAATCAGGTTTAATGCAACATATTTTACCAGAATTGGTTGCGTTAAAAGGAATTGAAGAAGTAGAAGGACAAAAACATAAAGATAATTTTTACCATACGTTAGAAGTGGTAGATAATATTTCTATACACACCGACAATGTCTGGTTGCGTTGGGCAGCTTTATTGCATGATATTGGAAAAGCAGTTACAAAACGTTTTGATAAGAATGTAGGTTGGACATTTCATTCACACGAATTTGTTGGCTCTAAAATGGTCCTAAAATTATTCAGACGATTAAAATTACCATTAGGACCACAAGTTAAATATGTTCAAAAATTGGTCATGATGAGCTCTCGACCAATTGCAGTTGTAACAGATGACGCAACAGATTCAGCATTGCGCAGATTATTGTTTGATGCAGGAGAAGATTTTGACGATTTAATAACGCTTTGCAAAGCAGACATTACAACAAAAAATGAACGTAAACAAAAACGTTTTAAACAAAATTTTGAAGTTGTAGAACAAAAAATTAAAGATGTTGAAGAACGCGATAGAGTTCGTAATTTTCAACCGCCAATTTCTGGAGAGCAAATCATGGAAATATTTAATATTCAGCCAGGAAAAGAAATTGGAATACTTAAAAATGCCATCAAAGAAGCAATCTTAGAAGGCGAAGTCGAAAATAATTATAATTCTGCCTTAGAATTTGTAATTAATATGGGAAAAGATTTAAATTTGGAACCGAAAAATATTTAGAAAGTGATATATAAAATTCGAGTATTCCTTGATTCAAAAGAGGATGTTTTTAGAGACATAGAAATTAAGGAGAAGCAAACATTATTTACATTGTACAAAGGGATCATAAGTGCCTTTAGTTTACAAGGTGAGGAGTTGGCATCATTCTATGAATTAGATGAAGATGGAAACCAAACAAAAGAAATTCCTTTAGAGGATATGTCTGATGATGGGACAGACGAAACAATGGCAGATTTCTATATCAAAGAAGCTTTTATTAATCAAGGTGATCGTATGGCTTTTGTATATGATTTTATGGAAATGTGGACATTTGTTGCAGAATTAATTTCAGTAGAAGAAAAACCAGCTGTACTTAATTACCCATTAACTGTTTACCGTTTTGGGTCAATGCCTCTTAAAGCGCCTAAAAAAGACATGTTAGTTGATTTAGATGACGAAGATGAGATTGATTTTGCAGAGGATGCTGAATTGAATGATTTACAAATCGACGATGATTTAGACGTAGACGATTTATAAAAAGTAATAAATCGACTTATATATCAAAAAATCTGAATGGAAACATTCAGATTTTTTTTTGTGCTATCTATCAAACGATTGCTGATTATTTTACTTCTTCAACCAACCATTTTTCCGTAACTTGCATCTACTCATAAAAGAAAAACTCTATGAAACAATTCTTGTTTTTACTATTAATTTTAACCAACTCGATGCTTATGGCTCAATCCCCAACGATTGATCAAAAGTGGAAAGAAATTGATCAACAAATGCAGAATGGTCAATTCAAATCTCTCCAACAAAAAATTGATGAATTAAAAACTTTATCAAAAAAGGGGAACAATCAACAAAGTTATTTGAAAGCCTTGTTTTACGAATCAAAAATTAAAGTTGCAACTTCTGATGAAAAAGACGATGTTAACTTCGTTTTTGATTTGTTTAAGAAAGAATTAAACGAAAAATCAAACGTTAATAATGCCATTACCAATTCGTATTTGGCCGATTTGTATCAATTGTATTTCAACGAAAACCGTTGGAAAATCAATAGTCGTACAACTATCGAAAATCAAGCAACAAATGATGTTAGATTTTGGACAGAAGAAACGTTCAATAAAACGATTAATAATTATTTTTCGAAATCAATTCAACCAAAAAATGAATTAATCAATGCAAAATCGCAAGAGTATAAAATGATTTTGAACCTTGCAGATGACAAGAAAAATGCACAAGAACAATTGGATTTAACGCCAACATTGTATGATATTTTAGTCAAAAAATACATCAATTATCTGAATCAAAATGATGAAAAAGACAAAGCAAATCAATTGCTTAATGATTTGGTTCAATTGAATACACAAAAAAATAACGAAAATGCAGTTTTGTATAATGAATTGATTTTAATTGATTCAAAACGTGGTTCGACTTCGGTTCAAGAAATTATTAAACAAAAAGAAATTTTAGCAACTAAATATCCAAAAGCGTGGTATTCATCTTATGTGTACGCAACTTTAGCGACAGATTATTATGGTTTGGAAGAAGATAAATTGGCGAATGTTAAAAAGATATTTGATGTACAGGAAAAGATTGCAAAACAATATCCTAATTCTGAAGAAAAAAGAGTTGTTGACAATTTGGTTTCGAAGATAAAAGCGCAAGAATTAAATGTGTTAGCAGAGAAATATATCAACGATAATCAGAATACGCCCATTCAATTAACGCATAAAAATATAGACAAAGTTTATGTAAAAGTATTGGCTTATAATGCAGGTTTTGATGATAAACAAAAATCGCAAATATTAAATGTTTACAACGAAAATCGAATTACAGAAGCCCAGAATTTTCTAAATAGTCTAAAAGTTGTTGATCATTATACAATTGATGTCAAATCGTTTGAGGATTTTCAAAATCATTCGACAATTGTTAAATTAAATCCACTAAAATCTGCTCGTTATATTGTCCTTTTTTCGAATAATTCTGAATTCAAAATTAACACAAAAGATGACATCGACTATTTAGATATCATGGTTTCTAAATATGCGATTAATTCGTTGAATGATAAACTATCAGTTGTCAATCGCGAAACTGGAAAACCAGAAAGTACTATTTCTGTAGAGTTTTCTAATTTAACAAATTACAATAAAAAGGAATTCAAAACATTGGTTTCTGACAAAAATGGAATGATTCAAATTCCATCTGGTTGGAGAAATTTTCAGTATCGAGTAAAAGATGAGCATACCATTTATTCGACTTATTATTACGATTATGATCGTTATGATGAGGACGACGAAGATTTTTCAGTTCAAATTTTTACTGATCGCGCGATTTATCGTCCTGGGCAAACAGTTTATTTCAAAGGAATTTATTTTACGAACAAAGGAAAAGAACGCCAAGTTTTACCGAAGAAAAAAGTTACAATTTTCTTAGAAGATGTTAATGGGAAAGATATTACAGAAATAGAATTAACAACGAACGAATTTGGTTCTGTAAATGGAAATTTCGTTTTACCTGCCAATGGATTAACAGGAGATTTCAGAATTTATGCAGAAAATGATGATGTAGATGAACTTGGTTCTCATTCATTCAAAGTTGAAGAATATAAACGTCCAAAATTTAAAGTAGAAATTGAGAAAAATAAAGGTGTTTATAGTTTAAATGACAAGGTAAAAGTAGAAGGAAAAGCAATTGCTTTCTCGGGAGCAACTATCGATAATGCTAAAGTTTCGTACCGCGTTTATAGACAAGAAATTTTTACATTTTGGCCTTGGTATCGTTCAATTCCAGTTGGTCGTGGCGAACGCGAAGAAATGACATTTGGAGATACAACAACCGACGCAGAAGGGAAATTTAACTTTGAGTTTGTCGCAAAACCAGCTTCGGAGAAAAAGAAAGATGAGGTAAGAACCTACAATTATTTTATCGAAGTTAATGCTACGGATATCAATGGAGAAACGCAATCAGAATCTTCTTCTGTTAAAGTTGGTGACACAAGAATGACTTTAACTATTGCTATTTCTGAGAAAACGAAAGCAGATGAATTAAATTCGTTCAACGTTGAAGTGAAGAATTTGAATGATGAAAAATTAGATGGTAAAGGACATATCGAAATTTATTCGTTAAACGCGCCAAAAGAAATAGTTCGTCGTCAAAAATTTACAACAGATTACAATTTTTATTCGAAAGAAGAATTCAAAAAAATCTTTCCGAATGAACCTTACGGTGACGAAATGAATCCAAAAACATGGACAACAAACCAAAAGGTTTTCGAAAGTGATTTTGATACAAAAATTTCAGATGAAATTAAATTCAATCAAGCTTCAAATTTAGAAGAAGGTTATTATGTCATCAAAGGTTTTGTGATGGATGGAACACAAAAAGTTGAGGTGGATAAATTGATTTATGTTTCGAATGAAAAGAAAGCAAATGAAATTAAAACACTTTTAGCTGTTTCGCCTAATAAATCGACTTATGCTCCAAAAGATGTTGCAAAAATTGAATTTAAATCTGGTTCAAAAGATACGTATGTGTATTATGAAGTAGAAGCGAATCAAACAATTATTGAGAAAGGTTTCTTGGATTTAAGTGAAAAATCAGTGGTAGAAATTCCGATTAAAGAAGAATATCGTGGCGGAATTTATGTGAATTATGCGATGACGAAATTCAATGATGTACGAACAGGAAGTCTTAATTTGGCAGTTCCGTTTACCAATAAACAACTGAAAGTTTCGGCTGAAGTTTTACGTGATAAATTGACGCCAGGCGCAAAAGAAAAATGGCAATTAAAAATCGAAGGTCCAAATAAAGACAAAGTTTCGGCTGAAGTTTTAGCAAGTATGTACGATGCTTCGTTGGATCAATTTGCGTCGAATTCTTTAGATTTTAATGTATATAATTTCACAAATTCAAGAAGAAATAATCCATTTAATCTCTATCAATTTTATTCAACAAATCCTTCTCGAGCAATTTATTATCGTACAAATTATGATTTTTATGCAAGAGGATATGCAGGATTAGATCTTAATTTATTTGATTTTGGTTTCAATCAATACCGAATGAATCGAATGATGAGAAAATCTGCTGCACCAAATCAGCCTTCTACAATCACAGAAAGAGTTGAAGGAATTCAAATGGAACCTGCTGCTGATGTAAGTTTAGAAGGTTCTGTTGTAACAGCTTTAGGAATTACAAGAGATAAAAAATCTTTGGGATATGCATCTTCTGATTCAATTTCAATCAGAGGAATTTCATCTTCTGATAATCCAAACG
This portion of the Empedobacter stercoris genome encodes:
- a CDS encoding CCA tRNA nucleotidyltransferase; this encodes MKILEAVSNPIFKNVAEVADEINQETYVVGGFVRDYLLNRGQKKDIDFVTVGNGILLAKELAKALGNTSPVSVFKRFGTAMFKYKEIDLEFVGARKESYSEDSRKPHVEDGTLEDDQKRRDFTINTLAISMNKENFGELIDPFNGVEDLNNKIIKTPLEPNITYSDDPLRMMRAIRFAAQLGFEIEKKSFQAIIDNAERISIVSFERVMDEFQKIMMTEKPSVGLLLLEQSGLMQHILPELVALKGIEEVEGQKHKDNFYHTLEVVDNISIHTDNVWLRWAALLHDIGKAVTKRFDKNVGWTFHSHEFVGSKMVLKLFRRLKLPLGPQVKYVQKLVMMSSRPIAVVTDDATDSALRRLLFDAGEDFDDLITLCKADITTKNERKQKRFKQNFEVVEQKIKDVEERDRVRNFQPPISGEQIMEIFNIQPGKEIGILKNAIKEAILEGEVENNYNSALEFVINMGKDLNLEPKNI
- a CDS encoding IS1096 element passenger TnpR family protein, which codes for MIYKIRVFLDSKEDVFRDIEIKEKQTLFTLYKGIISAFSLQGEELASFYELDEDGNQTKEIPLEDMSDDGTDETMADFYIKEAFINQGDRMAFVYDFMEMWTFVAELISVEEKPAVLNYPLTVYRFGSMPLKAPKKDMLVDLDDEDEIDFAEDAELNDLQIDDDLDVDDL
- a CDS encoding alpha-2-macroglobulin family protein → MKQFLFLLLILTNSMLMAQSPTIDQKWKEIDQQMQNGQFKSLQQKIDELKTLSKKGNNQQSYLKALFYESKIKVATSDEKDDVNFVFDLFKKELNEKSNVNNAITNSYLADLYQLYFNENRWKINSRTTIENQATNDVRFWTEETFNKTINNYFSKSIQPKNELINAKSQEYKMILNLADDKKNAQEQLDLTPTLYDILVKKYINYLNQNDEKDKANQLLNDLVQLNTQKNNENAVLYNELILIDSKRGSTSVQEIIKQKEILATKYPKAWYSSYVYATLATDYYGLEEDKLANVKKIFDVQEKIAKQYPNSEEKRVVDNLVSKIKAQELNVLAEKYINDNQNTPIQLTHKNIDKVYVKVLAYNAGFDDKQKSQILNVYNENRITEAQNFLNSLKVVDHYTIDVKSFEDFQNHSTIVKLNPLKSARYIVLFSNNSEFKINTKDDIDYLDIMVSKYAINSLNDKLSVVNRETGKPESTISVEFSNLTNYNKKEFKTLVSDKNGMIQIPSGWRNFQYRVKDEHTIYSTYYYDYDRYDEDDEDFSVQIFTDRAIYRPGQTVYFKGIYFTNKGKERQVLPKKKVTIFLEDVNGKDITEIELTTNEFGSVNGNFVLPANGLTGDFRIYAENDDVDELGSHSFKVEEYKRPKFKVEIEKNKGVYSLNDKVKVEGKAIAFSGATIDNAKVSYRVYRQEIFTFWPWYRSIPVGRGEREEMTFGDTTTDAEGKFNFEFVAKPASEKKKDEVRTYNYFIEVNATDINGETQSESSSVKVGDTRMTLTIAISEKTKADELNSFNVEVKNLNDEKLDGKGHIEIYSLNAPKEIVRRQKFTTDYNFYSKEEFKKIFPNEPYGDEMNPKTWTTNQKVFESDFDTKISDEIKFNQASNLEEGYYVIKGFVMDGTQKVEVDKLIYVSNEKKANEIKTLLAVSPNKSTYAPKDVAKIEFKSGSKDTYVYYEVEANQTIIEKGFLDLSEKSVVEIPIKEEYRGGIYVNYAMTKFNDVRTGSLNLAVPFTNKQLKVSAEVLRDKLTPGAKEKWQLKIEGPNKDKVSAEVLASMYDASLDQFASNSLDFNVYNFTNSRRNNPFNLYQFYSTNPSRAIYYRTNYDFYARGYAGLDLNLFDFGFNQYRMNRMMRKSAAPNQPSTITERVEGIQMEPAADVSLEGSVVTALGITRDKKSLGYASSDSISIRGISSSDNPNALYVVDGVVYDKAPELNSDDVQSINVLKGEQATALYGARGANGVIIITTKKGANAALDQVKARTNLNETAFFYPNLKTDAKGSVIIEFTTPESLTEWKFMAIAHTPDLKTGYLEQNVRTQKDLMVVPNMPRFLREGDKISVSSKINNLSDKVLNGSAKLMLFDAFTNQPIDAQFKLTNATQNFSVAKGSSDQVTWTIDVPKNVQAVVYRVVASAGDFSDGEESALPILTNRMMVTETLPIYVKEGQNKSFQFENMINNKSTSLDHFKLTFEMTTNPIWYAVFSLPYLREYPYECAEQVFSRLYGNMISEKVINSNPKIKAVFDDWNKKGELKSKLQLNQELKNIILEETPWVKNAESEEEQRKQIAVLFQLNQMQTEMKSAFQKLSDKQQSNGGFAWFDGGRPNEYITTHIVSGFGNMKKMDVNFKAFEIDVNPLIKKAIQYIDNENLNRFKEFKKDQKSFKNIVYSDGLHYLYARSFFLEDYPMSKNLEEMKTAMLKNLNDTKLELSLQQKAMAAIVMNRFGMQSAAKIVVNSIKEKAVESDEMGMYWKENQPGWFWYQAPVETQAFLIEAFDEVSKDEKSVEEMKVWLLKNRQTNQWNSTKATTKAVYALMNFGKSWIDADKGITVKIGNTNFDLDKNSQAGSGYVKTSWNKEEIKPEMGKVEVAKTSPGVAWGAMYWQYFEDLDKIKSAETGIQFNKKLFVKTNSANGPVLKEITTSTPIKVGDIVTVRLEISIDRNMQFVHIKDMRASGFEPVNVLSGYKWKGEFGYYESTRDAATNFFSDYMRKGTYVFEYDLKANNAGNFSNGITSMQNMYAPELSAQSEGIRVEIK
- a CDS encoding L-threonylcarbamoyladenylate synthase, which encodes MNEIVAKLKQGETMLYPTDTILGLGCDAKNEAAIEKIYQIKNRPSSKSLIILVDSPKMLQEIVEVPELAWDLIDLNEKPITIIYDNPKGLPQSLIAEDNTIAIRLTEDLFCKKIIGKLGGPIVSTSANLSSEPSPKVFSEVNPTILEQVDFYPEETKTFVPQFTASTIIKLGLDNEVKVIRE